Below is a window of Tolypothrix bouteillei VB521301 DNA.
GATTGAGGGCTTTAGACTGGCAGTCGAAGGTGTTCGTTGCAAGGTACGACAAATAATCCTATCTGGGGTGAGAGTTTAACCTGAGCAGTGTGCAGCTTTCTGGTTAGGGAGACAATATATTATAGATTCTTGCAAAATTTTATAGGGATTGGCAATCATGAACTTGGTGCAATTATTTTGTATTAAAAATTACAACACCCTGTAGAGAAACTAAAAATCTAGTACACCACAGCGGAAATAACCATACCATTAAGTATTTGAGACAAAAGCTTCATCATTACATAAGAGTTTGGATCGCAACAACCATACCACCCGTCACTTGACCTGCGCTGGTGCAACCTCGTTCCCCCATGAACAGCACAGCTTTGAGACAGCCCTCTTTAAAATTACTGTGTATATAACTGAAGGAGATGATTCTGCTGCACGCGCACGTCTAAGCGGAATTTATGAGCAGGGGGGAAAGAATCACAGACTCATTGACCGATTAATTTCTACCCAACAAATTAACCTAGATGGGCTACTACGTTTTGTTTCGGGTTAGATAGATTTAACGTTGTTATGAAAATCGCGATTTGGGAGAAGGTGCTGATACTTACTGCTTCCTCGTTCCCAAACTCTACCTGGGAATGCACTACAGGAGCCGGAGCCTCCCTACAATTCAGTCGAGGCTGAGCCTCAAGCGATGTATTCCCAGACACAAACAGGGAACAAGGTTTTCGGGCTGGCATTTTTGTCAATGAACACAGTACTTTCGAGCCGCATCAACCAGCAACGTTTTCGGGCTGGCATTTTTGTAAGTACTTCCGAGCCGCATCAACCAGCGCTGCAATATCCTCTTCTGTTGTACTAAAAGCAGTTACCAATCTTACTGTTTTGGAATCTTCACCATCCCAACGATAAAATTTAAAGCCATCCGCTAAAAGATTGACAATAACTTGCTCTGGCATTTGAACAAATATCTCATTGGCTTCCACAGGATGACAAAGAGTCATAATTTTTGACAGTGCTGTTAACTTTGCGGCTAAATCCTTTGCCATCTGATTGGCACGTGCAGCATTCCTCAACCACAAATCATTTCTGATGTAAGCTTCTAACTGCACGGACAAAAACTGCATTTTAGAAAATAGATGTCCGCTACGCTTGCGACGGTAGCTAAAGCTATGAGCTAAATCGCGATTGAAAAAGACAACGGCTTCTGCTGCCATGGCTCCATTTTTGGTTGCACCGAAGGACAACACATCAACTCCAGCACGCCAAGTTATATCTGCGGGAGTACATCCTAAGGTGACAACGGCGTTAGCAAAACGCGCACCGTCCATGTGAAGTGTCAACCCGCGAGAGTGCGCCACTTGAGCAATTTGCTCGACTTCTTGAATACTGTATACCGTACCGGCTTCACTTGCTTGAGACAAGCTGACAGCGGCAGGTTGAACGTGATGTACTACACCGATACCAGCACGAGCGATCGCACTTGCTAAATCTTTGGGGTTTATTTTGCCATTTTCTCCTTGCAGGGTTAGTAATTTTGCTCCACTCGTAAAAAATTCAGGAGCACCGCACTCATCACAATGAATATGAGATTGATGGTGGCAGTAAATTGCTCCATAAGGTTCTGACATAACTGATAGAGCAAGTGCATTGGCAGCCGTACCTGTGGCTACAGGAAATACCAGTACCTCTGTCTCAAATAATTCGGAAAATAGATTATTTAAGTATAGAGTGCGATCGTCGTTACCATAAGGCATAGCAACTCCATGATTGCATTCCACGAGCGCTGCCATAATTTCTGGGGATACCCCGACAACATTATCACTACAAAAGTTCATGAGCGACATAATGCAAACATATATTTCTCATGGTAGCTAAATTCCTATGTAACGACGGATCGTGCAGCGATCGCTAAAATCGACATATTCCTCTGCCTTACCGTCTATCTCATAAGTAAGGCGGTGCCTTCTGAGCGATTTCTCTCAGGAGGTAAACGGGGTATCAGATAATAGTCTTAGGAATCAACCTTGTTGAGATTGACTTATGGCAGATGAAACAAATATTCCTTCTTTAAAGAGTTTGGAATATATTCCCTATATAGACGATTGCGGTCAACTACCCGAACAGTTGCAAGGCAAAATCGGAGTGTATGCAATTTACGACCGAGAACACGTGCTGCAATTTGTAGGATATTCCCGTGATGTTTATCTCAGTCTGAGACAGCATTTAGTCAGGCAACCCCAGAACTGCTATTGGGTAAAAGCCCAAACCATCGAACGTCCAAGTCGAACTCTGCTGGAAAATATCGAGAAGGCTTGGATCGCGGAAAATGGCTGTATCCCCTCGGGTAATACAGACAACAAGGAGAAATGGACGAATCCAATTGATGTAAGAGCGGTTATGACGCCTGAAGAGAAAACTCATTATGAAAATCCTCTAAATGATGAGTTGACGCAAACTAAAATTATCAAAAATGTGGCACGGCGAGTAGAGGCTGAAATCTCAACCCTTCTAGAAGCACGTGGTTTGCAAGCACAAATTCGTTTTAATCCAAAGTTAAAAGAAGATGGTTTGCTGGATTTAAAATAAGTTTGTTTTACATATAAAAGTGTGGGGTTTCTCCCCCCATACCCTATCTAAAACTCTTTATTTTTATTATTAAATGGGTGTAATTTAATTGTAAAAGTGTGGGGTTTCTCCCCTCACTCCCTGTTTAAATCTCGTGACCCTTTCTCTTATTTTATAAGCCTTCCATCAGATATGGGGGTGTGGGGAGAAACCCCTTTCTTTTATTGGTAACTCTTTCTTTTTTTCAACAAATTTCTTTTGGCATTTTGGCAACCAGACGAATTTTTAGGTTAGTATTGTGAGTGTTAATACGTTCTTGCACCAACAAACGCATCACACAAGGCTAGAAGCTCCTCTTTTTGGTTTGCGATCGGTTTTAATACTACTCCAGTGCCAACCGCTACGCCTTTGTGTTGTTCGTAACCCAGGTGATGAACCTGGGTTTTTTCTTTCTACATCAATAACTTTGTGGAAATTAACTAGCACCAATGACAATTTTTTGTTATAAATGTTCCTTCTTTCCTGTTCTCGTTTTTAACGAATGTAAATGTAAGTGAGAAATTTAGATACTCGGGTAGCATCGTATGAATATGAGTGATGAACGCGGTAGTGGCAGACTCCACTGCAAAATTTTGGAATCAGCAACACAAAATTTCACAAATAAAATTGAGGCTGTAATATCTGCAACTGAGACTGTTCAACAGGCTCTAAGTGCTAGATTTACTGGCTTTTTGAATCAATTGACTTGTTTGACATCATCGATAGATATTTTGCAAATGTGGGTTGAGACCCCTCTGCCTTTCGCAAACATCTCGGTTTAGAATGGTGTTAATAAGTTAGCTGGAGCGACTGGATTTGCAGATTGCCATACATATATCATGTTTGCATTTCGTCAATCAATACTTAACTTTTGGTTGATTGAACCTTTCGAGTCATAGATAGTGACTCGTCACCGCCTTGGAAAAGCTCAAAATTCAAGACAATCCATTCAAAGATTCTATTTTGTAATTTTGAAATTTGAATTTTGGACTTGACCGTAGAAGAATTTAAAGCCTAGAGACGAAATCGAAGTTTATTTCCAGCAGAGCTTTTATAAAAGCTATTGCAAGCTTTGACTTCAAAGTTGTCTTTTGTTTCAGTTCTTCAGTTAGTTCATTTTTATTAACACTTTAGCAATTCAACTATAGTGTTTTACGTTAACTTAATGACTTCCACGTAAAGTGTAAGCAAAATAACAAAAAGGTAGTCACCGAAAGGTCACACCTGTATGTTGATATCTGCCTTTTTTTCAGGTTTTATTTCAGCGAATTGCATCTCACCGTGAACTCAGGTTCTGCAACTCGAACTAGTTATTCCAATAACGTAAACTGGAATCTCTGCGTGTCAGGCGATTCGGCTTCAGCCGTTAAGCCTACGGCTTATCGCTTTTTGACAATGTAGCGACACGAAATGCTTTCGTCTTACTGTTAGCGAAGGTGTGTATAGATGCGTTAACACAGACGTGCTTGTAGTGGGTCAACACTCCAGCAGGCAAGGCATAGGGAATAATTTTGTGTTTCGTACATGATGAGCTAAAGCTTGCTTGTCCGCAAAAACATACCATTTTGGATTTTAGATTTTACCGAAAGCTGCTAGGAGAAGCCAGTACAGCAAACGGGTTTCCCATCGCAGGCGAGTGGTGAGTCCAGTCCTGTAGGAAGGTCTTTCTTCAAAACAAACCAACAGACATGAGAAAACTTCACTAAGGCGAGATCTCATCCAACTATACGATTTCATTCTTTTTTCAAACTGGTGTAACAATTACCGTTTTTATTTAACGCAATCAATTAAGGAGGTTTAAAGTGTTGAATCGACAAACTAAAGGTTACCGCACAGCGCTAGCACCTTGGATCGTTATTCGTTTGGTTTCTCCCACACAACAAACTATTGTAGGTCGATTCCGCAGCCGCAGTGATGCTGACGGTCACTTGGCAGTCTTGCGTCGGCTCATGCCAGATGCTGAATTACAAGTGATTTTTGATATGGAACGAGATTAATTGAATGCGTGGATTTTGGATGTGTGGATTTTAGATTAGTGATGAGTTATTAAGACTGCTTCCTTGTCTCCCTTGTTCTCCAAGTCTTCTTTGTCCCTCTGTCGGGCTATGTGCAGCGCAAAAACTTTTGTTTCACTCCCATGCACCAAACGCCGTATAATTGACCAATGAGTAACAAGCCTTTTTCCGTCATTCCTTCCTGCGTTTGGAGCCGTCCCATTGGTTTAGGCTGGGATACTCCATACAGAGTCCGCTACGCAAGCAATATTGACGATGGTCCATGGCACGGAATGCCTCTTGGTGGCTTTGGTGCAGGGTGTATTGGTCGCTCCTCACGAGGAGATTTCAATCTGTGGCACATTGATGGTGGCGAACACGTATTCAAATATATTCCCGCCTGTCAATTTAGCTTGTTCGAGTCAGATAATTCTTCCTCAAAAGCTTATGCCTTGTGTACGCAAGCACCAGAGGATGGCAGTCTTTCAGCTTGGCAGTGGTACCCAGCAAGTGGAGAAGGTGGAGAAAATCCCAAATCCCAAATCCCAAATCCCAAATCCCAAATTCACTCAACAGGAAGCTATCACGCGTTATATCCCCGCAGTTGGTTTGTTTATGAAGGAGTGTTTCAAGCACAACTAACTTGCGAGCAATTCTCTCCTATTTGGGCTCATAACTACAAGGAAACAAGTTATCCGGTAGCAGTGTTCGTCTGGACTGCACAAAATCCCACAAATGCATCGATTACGCTCAGCATAATGTTGAGTTGGCAAAATATGGTGGGTTGGTTTACCAACGCCCTAAAATCTCCAGAAGTCAGGGTGAGGGATGATGGCAGTCCAGTTTACGAGTATCGCTCGCGTTTGTATGAAAGTCAAGGTAACTTTAACCAACTTGTAGAACAGGGTGAATATATCGGTTGTTTGATGAGTCGGGTGAATAGTGGTAAATCTTTACAGGAAGGTGATGGACAGTGGTGTATCGCCACTCAAAAACATCCAAAGGTAGAAGCGTATTACAACACTCGCTGGAATCCAACGGGGACGGGTGAGGAAATATGGCAAAGCTTTGCTCAAAATGGTTCTTTGTCTAATTCCACAGATGAAACTCCGATCGCTGAGGGCGAACAGCTTGGGGTTGCCCTTGCTCTTCGGTTCACTCTTCAACCAGGGGAAATTCTAAAACTTCCTTTCGTCCTAGCTTGGGATTTTCCTGTAACAGAATTTGCAGAGGGAATTATATCTTACCGCAGATATACGGATTATTTTGGTCTTAACGGTGATAATGCTTGGGCGATCGCATCGACTGCCTTAGTAGAATATGAAACTTGGCAAGCACAAATTCACGCATGGCAAACGCCTATTATTGAGCGTCAAGACTTGCCCGATTGGTTCAAAATGGCTCTTTTCAACGAGCTTTACGATCTCACAAGTGGTGGAACTCTCTGGAGTTCCGCCTCAAAAAACGACCCGATCGGACAGTTTGCCGTACTCGAATGTTTGGACTATCGGTGGTATGAAAGTTTAGATGTACGGCTGTACGGTTCTTTTGCCCTACTGATACTGTTTCCAGAATTAGAAAAGGCAGTGATGCGGGCTTTTGCACGAGCAATTCCCAAAAGTGACAGTACTCCCCGTGTCATTGGATACTATTACACTATTGGTGCAGAAAGTCCAATGGCAGTCCGGAAAGTTCAAGGTGCAACACCTCACGATTTGGGCGCACCAAACGAGCACGTTTGGGAAAAGACCAATTACACGAGTTATCAAGATTGCAACTTGTGGAAGGATTTAGGTAGCGATTTTGTTTTACAGGTATACCGAGACTTTCTCTTAACAGGTGCTAATGATGTGGAATTCTTAGCGGACTGTTGGAACGCTATCGTCCAAACCTTGGACTATCTCAAAACATTTGACAAAGATGGAGATGGCATTCCTGAGAATTCCGGCGCACCCGACCAAACTTTTGATGACTGGCGTTTGCAAGGAGTGAGTGCTTACTGTGGTGGATTGTGGTTGGCTGCATTAGAAGCTGCGATCGCGATTTGCGACATTTTAGCCGACACTCAAGACAATGCTGCCCTTCAAAAATCCATCTATGAAGCTTGGTTAAAACAATCTCGCCCTGTTTACCAAGAAAAACTTTGGAACGGGCAATATTATCAGCTCGACACTCAGAGCGGTTCTGATGTCGTTATGGCAGACCAACTTTGCGGACAATTTTACGCTCGCTTGTTGGGGTTACCAGACATCGTACCACCAGATTGTGCTGCATCTGCCTTGAAAACAGTCTACGAAGCCTGCTTTCTCAAGTTCCATAACGGTCAATTTGGGGCTGCTAACGGTCTTCGTCCTGATGGTTCGCCAGAGAATCCTCAAGCCACCCATCCCTTGGAGGTTTGGACGGGAATCAATTTTGGATTAGCCGCATTTCTCGTGCAAATGGGCATGAAGGATGAAGCATTTCAATTAACACAAGCTGTAGTTAGCCAAATTTACAATAACGGGCTGCAATTCCGAACTCCTGAAGCTATTACATCTGTCGGAACCTTCCGCGCTTGCGTTTACCTTCGGGCAATGGCAATTTGGGCAGTTTATTTGGCAGCGACTGGGGCGTAGAAAACCCCTCCGCAATGCCGAACGAACTTGCCATCGATCCCTAATTTCTTCCCCAACCTCTAGCAAATCATATTTCCCTGTCGTATAATATTTTTTTCGGTTGTTACATATTTTCCGGAATTCTACTATTAACCTCTGAAAAAAGATTTCGTGGAGGATCGTGCAATAACTTTAGAGAATCCCTAGTTTTAAAGACTTGGGGATAGAATATCCTTTTTTTTGTTGAATTGCTTGTATTTTTTACTACAATTTAGAACCCATAGCACAAATTCATGCTAATACATCACTCTTTTTTAACTTACCACCTTTTTTTAACGCAAAATCTTCACAAAAACGTTAAGGATTTTGCAGATTTAATCAAAAATTTATTTTTCTCTCCTCAAGCTTAAAAATTGTCAAAACACATTAAATCTGCTGAGTCAGAATCTTTGAGGAGAATCACGTGGACGAATATCAATGAAAGAACAGGTAAATTTTTGATAAAGCGCAATCAGTCTATTGACGACATTAGGTGAAGTTTTATAAGAATGCATTACTAGGGTTGTCAGTGGAAGACTTATCAAACTCTTTATTATGCAACTAACCACTTTGAACAAAGTGAACAAGCTTATCCAGACATCAGAGATAGAACGATGAACTCTTTTTCGTCGTTAAGAGTGCAAAAATCAATTAATACTAGTCAACATTTATCTCCAATGTCAAGTACCGTTATCCTTAACTGCTTGAAACTCATTGCGGGAGATTCCAGTCTAGTATCAGATTTCAGTAAAATTTGGGTTGTTCGCGAGTTTCAGTTAGGTGACGATTTAATTATCGGTAGCCCGGATAACAACTTTGATAATACAAGGGATTTTCTTTACTTAATTTGTCAAGGTCGAGTCCGTCTCCTTGCTTATGACAAAACTCTCAAGCGTTTAGTGTCAACTCAGTTACTGTTACCACAACAAACTTTTGGTGCAGACTGTTTGTTCTGCAATGAACCTCTCCCCTATCAAGCTACAGCAGCCAGTGCTGGTTATGTAGCTCAAGTCAAAGTTTCCGATGTTGTTCCGTGGTTGGAGCA
It encodes the following:
- a CDS encoding GH116 family glycosyl hydrolase translates to MSNKPFSVIPSCVWSRPIGLGWDTPYRVRYASNIDDGPWHGMPLGGFGAGCIGRSSRGDFNLWHIDGGEHVFKYIPACQFSLFESDNSSSKAYALCTQAPEDGSLSAWQWYPASGEGGENPKSQIPNPKSQIHSTGSYHALYPRSWFVYEGVFQAQLTCEQFSPIWAHNYKETSYPVAVFVWTAQNPTNASITLSIMLSWQNMVGWFTNALKSPEVRVRDDGSPVYEYRSRLYESQGNFNQLVEQGEYIGCLMSRVNSGKSLQEGDGQWCIATQKHPKVEAYYNTRWNPTGTGEEIWQSFAQNGSLSNSTDETPIAEGEQLGVALALRFTLQPGEILKLPFVLAWDFPVTEFAEGIISYRRYTDYFGLNGDNAWAIASTALVEYETWQAQIHAWQTPIIERQDLPDWFKMALFNELYDLTSGGTLWSSASKNDPIGQFAVLECLDYRWYESLDVRLYGSFALLILFPELEKAVMRAFARAIPKSDSTPRVIGYYYTIGAESPMAVRKVQGATPHDLGAPNEHVWEKTNYTSYQDCNLWKDLGSDFVLQVYRDFLLTGANDVEFLADCWNAIVQTLDYLKTFDKDGDGIPENSGAPDQTFDDWRLQGVSAYCGGLWLAALEAAIAICDILADTQDNAALQKSIYEAWLKQSRPVYQEKLWNGQYYQLDTQSGSDVVMADQLCGQFYARLLGLPDIVPPDCAASALKTVYEACFLKFHNGQFGAANGLRPDGSPENPQATHPLEVWTGINFGLAAFLVQMGMKDEAFQLTQAVVSQIYNNGLQFRTPEAITSVGTFRACVYLRAMAIWAVYLAATGA
- a CDS encoding threonine aldolase family protein → MNFCSDNVVGVSPEIMAALVECNHGVAMPYGNDDRTLYLNNLFSELFETEVLVFPVATGTAANALALSVMSEPYGAIYCHHQSHIHCDECGAPEFFTSGAKLLTLQGENGKINPKDLASAIARAGIGVVHHVQPAAVSLSQASEAGTVYSIQEVEQIAQVAHSRGLTLHMDGARFANAVVTLGCTPADITWRAGVDVLSFGATKNGAMAAEAVVFFNRDLAHSFSYRRKRSGHLFSKMQFLSVQLEAYIRNDLWLRNAARANQMAKDLAAKLTALSKIMTLCHPVEANEIFVQMPEQVIVNLLADGFKFYRWDGEDSKTVRLVTAFSTTEEDIAALVDAARKYLQKCQPENVAG
- a CDS encoding GIY-YIG nuclease family protein; this translates as MADETNIPSLKSLEYIPYIDDCGQLPEQLQGKIGVYAIYDREHVLQFVGYSRDVYLSLRQHLVRQPQNCYWVKAQTIERPSRTLLENIEKAWIAENGCIPSGNTDNKEKWTNPIDVRAVMTPEEKTHYENPLNDELTQTKIIKNVARRVEAEISTLLEARGLQAQIRFNPKLKEDGLLDLK